ACGGCATACGCAATAATGATGCTTTCACGTGCTGTTGGGAAtatagacaaacacacaaacgacCCAACACGACCTGATAGTTGACGTTCCTATGTAATGCTGCTACTGTTACAATCTTTACATTCGATTTACAACAATAATTTTCACCGTTtacagtcattcattcattcattacatTGTACAATAACAGTTAATACGTTTTGTTTAACAGTAGCTAATACttaatcacaaaaaacaaagcattatGTTACATATCACATTTTGTACAATAGAGGTGTGTGAAAATGgcttgaataaaacaaaaaaatgcactgAATATGCGAGCGAAGCTTACCAGAAGTAATGTTACCACAATTTAACTATATTACAGTCAGTCGGTCCTACGTGCGCCGACTCACTTTGCTCCTCTCGGCCACCGTATTTTCTGCAAAGTCTCCCTCCAAGATGGCGCTGCGCACGGTTTGTGTCGCTTCCTTGCGGGCTGGGACAGATTTAGGGGTCAATAATGCGAGGACATTTGTCACAACAGGTATTGTAACGATTTTACATGATGATATTGTGTTTATGATACATTTACGAATTATGTCCCTGAGCTTCAGTACTGCGTGTGCGTGTTTGCCGTGCAAACAGTTGAAGCAGACCCTCGTTAAACGCTGTTGTGAAAGACATCCTGCCGAACTCGCAGAAGAATGTGacaatttaaaatgtgaacTTAGTGACTCTATGTGAGGAGAGTAATGTTTCTTGATACAAGAGACGAGGCGAAGCTCATGAGTAGTAACAGTGATACTGTTCTCCATCTCACATGTCAGTTACCATTATCAGTCGTTACCATCACATAGCCTATCAGTTACCACTATCAAAACTGGCTAATATTTGAATTGAGTTTAGTGGCATAGATGTTAAAATGAAGGCGGTCAATGACATGGGACATAAGATatgaacagcagcagaaaataaatataatccAGAACAAATGCAAAAGTTTAGTAGCACTGAAACTGAAAGTAAAgtagcaaataaacaaaaatgtaaattcacaaaatcaataaagaaatgtcaataATGGCAGTAATAAGTCGACGTCATGACAaactatttgttttgttgtgcgATAAAACAAACTAACCGCTGTTTCCACCTGACAGCCTTCCTGTGCAGACGGTTACAGCCTCTGGGTCCAATGCCCAATGAGGAGATTGATGTGCGAAACCTGGAATCGGTAGAGAAGTACCGCAGTTACACTCGTTACCTCAGACAAGCTGAAGAAGCAAAGAACAAACCTGCCTGGTGGAAGACCTACAGGAGCTATGTGGAACAAGCTGATCCTGAGCATGGTGAGACAAAAGGAGGAAAGCTACTGTTGACTGTGATTCTGTGGCGGTGTGAAACTTGCTGGCCAACGATTTTGATCATCGTTGAAACCTTTTGACGCGTCACGGTTTAAATCAACCTTGTTTTGTTGCAGGCTCAGAGCAAGTGGACATTGGCCTGCCATACTATCGCCCCAAAAGGACCAAAGAGGTGAGGGAGAGGAAGCAGGTGATGAAAGACAACAAGAAGAACGTTGAGCTGGAGAGGGCTTCTCGGCTGCGCACTTGTAAGCTCATACACACTCACCAGAACGGGCATGCGTGAAGTGAATAAAGTGAATACATTGTTtcacctttttattttctctctttgtatCACCAGTTAAAATCCCTCTGGACAAAGTGCAGGAAACCTGGGAGAAGAGCAGCGGCCCGTTTCAAATAAAGAGACTGGCAGAACACTACGGGGTCTTCAGAGATCTCTTCCCCATGGCTTATTTTCTACCTCAAGTCCCAGTCCAGATCTCCTATGGCCAGGACAACAGTGTTGAAGTGCATTATGGGAATCGGCTGACACCAACCGAAGTATGTTAAAGGGACAGAAGGTCTACAGTGTCAGGATCTAGCTCTGGTGTCAATATTCAGGGGTGAAGGCCACATAAATTTCAAACATCCTCCTccattttctgacagtttatcCTCTCCCCGAAAACTAAATCtgtattgcattttatttactTGTTCGTTTTCTTTCATGCTCACCTctaaataactttattttttgctgTGCTTTTTATCTCCAGGCAGCATCTGTCCCTCAGATAAGCTTTGATGCAGAGGAGGACTCCCTGTGGACCCTTCTGCTCACCTGTCCAGGTTAGGGTCAGCTGTCACAGGAGGATCAGATCACTAGATTAGGATCATTTACAGCTCTCCATTATAGCTCCAACctttgattaatcaattaatttaccaaaaaaaaaaaaaaaatggctcatttttttcataatcaGTTAATTGTTCCAGTCATTTTTGaagcaaaaacatcaaatatatgCTGTttccagcctcttaaatgtCGGGATTTGTTacttttcttcatcatttatgAAAGTACATGCATTtatcacaattttctgacattttattgactaaatGATTACTTTATTATGCAACATGTAATCGACTTTCAGGAATGAACCAACACATAAATGGTCTCTTTCAGATGAGCATCTTTTGGATAATGAGGCAGAATACATCCACTGGCTTGTGTGAGTACttcttttttgtagagcacatttaaaaacaagatgTTGACCAAGTTGCTTTAACAGGGAGGTTTAAAAGTgcaattcattcattcattcatttattcatctaggtttattttgcttttttcagTGTATAATTTCCGACACATcaacaaaacagaacacaaTTATATTATCTGCCCCTTTCCTAATAATAACATTAGTAGATAATGATTCTGTCGATAAAGGTGGCCATCCGTTTTTGTTCACCTTTCATCAGAAATCATATGAAAGTTCATCAGTACATACTCTGAGACAATATATAATGGTTATCTTCACATAAATGTTAATCAGTAAATTCATGTGTCATTTTCTTCCTTTATAGATTGTCTTAAGTTGATCATTATTTTTGCAGCATTTTGATTCCTTGTCGGAGAGTTCTATAGTTCCACCCCATATACTGAAATACATGTCCGCTTTAATGTAGAGCATGCATACAGACTTAATTACATTTCCTTCTATGATTCTTGAAACGTTTTCTGTGTGCGCATCTTAAGTCAAGGTTCAATGCGTGGACATACCGGCAGGATTTTATGACCTCACAACTggagaacattttcataaaaaaaattttttgaGTGGTAGAAAAGAGTAAATACAGTTTTGATGAAGGTTAACCTCTACAGCCTGTTGTTACCCACGTTTCCATAGAGGGAACATACCAGGTGGAGCAATGCATGCTGGGCAGGAGCTGTGTCACTACCTGCCTCCCTTCCCTGCCAGAGGAACAGGCTTCCACCGCTACATTTATGTCCTCTTCAAGCAAGAGGGAAGCATCAACTTCCAGGAGGATGTCAGGCCGTTGCCGTGGTGAGCAATAAATACCTGTGACTTCTGCAGGGTTTACTGACTCAGGAGTAAATCCAGATCATTTACATTCACACTGTATGCAAAAACCAGGTGCCAGCAGGTGTTGGTGGTTAGTGGGTTCAGCTGATCCCTCTAAAGATGTCGTTTAATCTACAATCACCTTTTATCAGGCATAAGAGTTCAGGTTCCCAGGTTCATTGTCGGCTGAACTATATTTGCAAGCATATGTGGTGTTTTCTGTGTCAAGCATGAAGTAAGACAATAAGCTCTTGTTGCCTCTCTCTAGCCATTCTCTGGTGGATCGCACATTTAAGACGTTGGATTTCTACAGAAAGCACCAGGATAACATGACACCTGTGGGTCTGGCCTTCTTCCAATGCCAGTGGGATGAATCTGTCACCAACACCTTTCACAACACACTCAGTGAGTCATGCTAAAgctcacaaacaaaaacactgcaggaactgagatgttgactttttttagattttgaaAAGGTTGGAATTGAGTCAAGAAGTTTCTCTGCCAATATTCTGTCGGTTTAATAATAAAGCCTGTCCGTCATCTCTTTTCCCTGCAGACATGAAGGAGCCGGTGTTTGAGTTTATCAGGCCTCCAGTGTACCACCCGCCACAGGTCAAATACCCTCATGGACAACCCCTGCGCTACCTGGACAGATACAGAGATGGGAAGGAGCACACCTATGGAATATACTAATTATGAGaatgacagagacacacacacagaagaagaaaacacatttctttgcaAATGTGCAGTTATGTTTGCCGTATTTGTGTTAAAGAATAAAGCATTTTTCAACTGTGCTGGGATTGTAGTTATGGTTACGTCTGCTGAGGACAGTATGTTAATGGTCTTATTTGGCCATATGTCCGTCTGTTAGTTGGAAACAGACAGCAGGATATATCAGTTACttgttacaaaacatttgagtTGAAAGTGTGGATGACTAATTTAATGAAGTGATTGACTTCTGGTCCTGTGTTTGTCAAAATGCCATCAGTACTACAAGACAAGCCATTACAAGCTGTAATGAACCATGAACCAATTAAATACAGGCTCAGTAGGAATCGCACATATACATTTTAGTCAACACAGTACAAATATATATCTGTGAAATACGTGTGATCACTGTCACTATTCTGCAAAATCTACTTAAATTAATGCATTCTGCAGGTGTACAAATTGAATCCCTATTCACTGAAAAATAAGTGATGAGGCTAAGAATGCACGTACTGTATGAAGAATCACAAAATACTTTAGTTCAGAGGATAAAACTTAAATAATTCATAACTGAAGGTATTAAGAACAGCTACAGGATTTCACAACGTCACTTGAATTTAATGGAAGTTTTTAAATAACCTTTTCCAAGAAAATCCAGGATATGATCTGGGAGGGCCTTGGTGACTTGGTATAGAATGACCAATGTGGTAAAAATCCAAATAAAGTTGACACTGATTACACATCAGTAACAATAATCCActatttaaataatttacagTCTAAAAGATGCTATTCTAAATAAGGAACACTGAGAAACTCTGAATCCTTGCTGAAATGTTGAGTAAAAGGCACGagttctctctgtctgtcagacCGCACAGGGGCTGCAATGTGCTGCAAacgttttgcattttttatcaCTCTGTTATGTTCTCAGttcattgattagttgtttggtctttgAAATCTCAGAAAATGGGGACAAATGATCAGTGTTTCATGAGGCCTAAATCCTAAGTTAAATCCTTGTTTTTTCCCACAAAGGAAGGATATTCAATGTACTGCCATGGAGgagtaaagtaaataaaaattaGAAATATTCTAATGAGCAGAgaattacaaagaaatgtgaCCTGACACCTGACGCAGTGTTCATCACTAAAAACTAAACCAAGTCACCGATGTTgttttgcaaaaatgtgatttcatcatttttaaataatatgtGAAATGAACAGCCTGATATGTTTGCAATGTATCACTGTGTTCAAAATATGGGAAATTAGCTGAGATAGAAACAACAGAAAGAGGATGAAAGAAAAGCTGCTGCTTGTCGCCGAACTTGGTCAGAGCAATCATATGTCAAGGAGAATTTAGTACCAAACTGACAGGTGCAAACCACGACAATGCAtgaaaaatggcagaaaacCTCCCAAAAAGGGCAGAATTTTAAAATGAGCTTATTGAGAAGGATTTCTTTTGAACTATTTTACAACCCGCAATGCAAAAATGTTGGGGTGCggtgtaaaataaatatgtaacGCAAACCTTTGTAAGTCATTGTTGAGTGTTGTAGTTTGGTAGTTTAAAGAGTCCCACTCAACTcccaaaaatgtaatataaacaACTTGAGGTATAAATACATTGGTCCACAGTGGACACTGGGCTCAATGCCACACCAATAAGGTACATTCATATTTAGCGTAAACATGTATAGACATATGTAGATGTCTTTATTATTGCACTGCAGCATTGCAAAATAGTGTGTTATTGCAGCACTTAAGAGCAATAGTATTCTAGATTTTATGTAGCGCTTCAGCTCCAGTCTTAAAGGACTGCTATATGTTTTGTATACCACCAGATGTCACTGTGCTTTGTGCCTTTGCCAATCCTTTTGAGAAAACTCCTGCTTTCCCTGCACCCAACCTGGTGGTTTTGGTTCCTGAACTGAGCTGTCCCGAGGGTCTGTCATGTAGTTGATGTCTTGAGCCCTCAGACAGACTGACTTGGTATTTTTGGCACAAACCCACAGAAAGTCCCTAAATATTTCTAGGGCTTCATCGGCAATAGTGCATTGGTACAATCATTACCCGACCTAAATGCATGAACAAATTATGAGCCATGCTTACCTCTCTACATTGGCTCCCCAATAGTTGTTTAAttgattttcaaatcaaattacTTCCTTTTAAGTCTTTCATGGCCTCGCTCTTAAATACATTTGAGATCAGACCAACAATCATAACGTTACATTTGGCGTACCTCCAACGGTACCCGTTAAGCTGTTCAGAGTATTGCAGTTGGTTGCTAATGAATTCAACCAGTACGCTTTGCGACAAGATTCTTCAGATGTCTCTCACCTATGAGAAAACCGTGTCTATTGCTAAGCACTGATTTAATGTCTTTATATTTGAGGCCAATCTCAAAATAAAGCTCTATAAACCTCTCCCACAGGTGTGCACGCTccgtgtttgtatttgtttgttttgttttcggtTTACCTGGCCTGGAAATACATTGAcctaatttaaaacatttttgcaagATCTCGCTAAAATTTAGCGGGATCTCGCAaaagtacatgtttttttttttcccttacgGGGCTCCGTAGGTTTCAGATCTCTCCCTAAAATCGTTCTTTTTGTGCAAGATTAAGGAAATGTGCGATGCATGACCTTGTACTTATTTATACTGAATGTTATAtctttgtatttgcattttattgtttttacgtCCTGCCTGTGTCCACGATGTGGCGCTAGAGATCACCCATCAATTATATGCCATGTTGTAGTGTATGATGTACAGTACTGATGCATAGACATATTCAGGGCAAAACCCTCTAGATGTGTGCACAATTTGGTGTAGATGGGAAAGTGTATGTTGGAGTCATAAGGACTTCCTGCTTTAAGGGGAAGCATCAAAATCGACCACACTGCCACAACTACCAGCGCTAATAGAAGCGAAagatttttaaagtttttcatCATCAAGatctgaggatgatactgactgAATGTGAAGTCTGAGGTGCGAGAGCTGTCGGACAAGTGTGTAGGAGTTTCTCTGTACGTACAAAATGGGAATAAAGCCATTAGGGGGCACTACTGAGCTGTTGTGTCACACCTGAGAGCAGTTGTGGTATCAAATTAAAGTACTCATTAGTTTGAACCTACGTGCCAAATTTGGTGACTCTGTGAACATCCTAAAGTTCTCTAAACAGTGTCTGAATAATGACAATCAGTGCAGGCCTGACCTCCTGTTGGGGCAAAAAAAATACCCAAATTAATTCCTGGCTATATCGATGAAACCTGCAAATTTCATGAAACTCAAAGGAAGGTTTTTTGTCACATGACCCGGCCTTAGGGGGTACTATGGAGACCCCtggccacacccacacccaaccattttcactagatgtgatgtgtgtgcagagttttgaaagttttggggtatgtttaGACTGCCAAACATGCGCTTCTTTTGGAACAGGAACATTTTGAACTTATAGAAACCATAGAGtctgataacaacaacaacaacatgtcctCCTTCAAGCTGAGCAGATCTGGGGCCCGTTTCAGAAAGCGGGttttgtgaaaactctgagtttgttaaccctgagatgagGGAAACTCAGGTTTTCCGGTTTCACAAAGCCAGTTCAGCGTAACTCTGAGTCAGTTACCCGGGCAACATACTCCATGAAACTAACCTGCTCGCTGGCAGGTTTGCTTCAACTAACCCTGAGTTTCCCCTGCTCTTAAATTGAAGCCTGCAGACTGAAGGCAGTGGCAGACATGGCATGTCCGTTTCTCGAGGAGCCGGTTGATGTTGAAGCGCAAATACTCCGCAGAAATCTCCGTCGGGAGAGGATTATCAGACCCCGATTGGATGTGTTATCATTCCCTGATGAGTATCTATTTGAGCGTTTCCGTTTCTCTGCACCATCaatgatttatttaaacaatATTCTCCGCCCTCACATGGCTCACATGACACATCGTGGAAATGCACTCAGTTCCAAACAAATTCTCTGTAttgcgctttgtttttttggccaacggcagttttttatacaacattGGTGATGCAGAGCAAGTGTCCAAGGCGACTGTCTGTCCGGCTGTCAGAAATGTGACAGAGGCACTGAAACGCCTACTTTACGCATCATAAAGCTTTGAGACTCTAAGCACTAATCAGTCAATTGAACATATTTTAGGGTTTCCAGGTGTGATTGGCTGCATCGATGGCACACACATTCCCATAATAGCTCCTTCAATAAATGAAGGAGATTATCAGAATAGGCGATCTGTCCGCAGCATTAATGTACAGGTAAGCCTAAATAGTAGCTTTTAACATTTCAGATGAAATATACTTCAGTACAGCTAAGGCAGCTAATTACTGTTCCCCACTGTGCAGATCATATGTGATGCAGCCAACATGATAAACAATGTGGAAGCAAAGTGGCCTGGGTCTGTGCATGACTCTCGGAATTTTTCGTGAGTCTACACTGAGTGATAGATTTGCCCGTGGTGAGTTTATATACAGTAAAGCTATATCCTATGATCAATATTTTGTTTCCTCCTATTGCAACTGAAACATTAAACTGTATCTTGTATTATCATAGGAGAGTTCGATGGTTACCTACTCGGAGACAGAGGGTACCCCTGCCAACCCCATCTGCTGACCCCTTACCCTGACCCTGAGCCCGGCCCACAGCAACGCTACAACGTAGCCCACTGCAGGACACGAGCCAGGGTGGAAATGACCATTGGGATGCTCAAGGCCCGATTCCAGTGCCTTCGTAGGCTCAGGGTCACCCCAGAAAGGGCGTGTGACATCATTGTGGCCTGTGTTGTTCGCCATAATATTGCAATTATTAGAGGAGAGCAACACCTGCCCTACAAATAAATTACCCAGAGGATGACCACCCCATCCAGCCTGCAGATGTCCGGGATGGAAGGGCTGTAAGGGACCTAATTACCAGGAATTACTTTTGATTCAAAcagtcaaataaagacaaattcACATGTGATTTGGTTCTTCTTTATTCCCTACAAGTACGAAAGCAACAGGTAGGATTTGTAATATAGTTCCAACCATTAACATATTCACCTATTTCACCAATGCACCCGCCTTAACTGGCATTCCATTAATAGAATTTCAAGGtcagtttttcttattttacgATCCAGGTAGACCATTTTCTTTTCCGTTTTTTCGATTGTCTTCATTAGATGCACTCCATATAACTCCTTAACTGGTAACTGGGAAACATATGGACAACATTTAATTGCTACAGTTCTACATACAGATTTAACATCTTATTGACCGAAACTCTCACTGTATCAAGCTGTGCTGTGGAAGTGGAAGGACCCTCCTTGTGATGCCCAGCAATGTTCTGTTGAAAGACAAGAATGTGCTAGTTATTTGTCCACTATCCATGCTCATCACTTCAGTGTAGGCTACATGTCAAACTATATTCCACTGGACAATGTAAAGGAATGTGATTGGGTAGACCACTGCCAGTAGCTATACATAATATTTAGACACACCTCAGAAGGCCTCTCTGGATCTCTCCCTGTGGTGGCAGCAGACAGcgtttct
Above is a genomic segment from Sparus aurata chromosome 20, fSpaAur1.1, whole genome shotgun sequence containing:
- the mrpl38 gene encoding large ribosomal subunit protein mL38 yields the protein MALRTVCVASLRAGTDLGVNNARTFVTTAFLCRRLQPLGPMPNEEIDVRNLESVEKYRSYTRYLRQAEEAKNKPAWWKTYRSYVEQADPEHGSEQVDIGLPYYRPKRTKEVRERKQVMKDNKKNVELERASRLRTFKIPLDKVQETWEKSSGPFQIKRLAEHYGVFRDLFPMAYFLPQVPVQISYGQDNSVEVHYGNRLTPTEAASVPQISFDAEEDSLWTLLLTCPDEHLLDNEAEYIHWLVGNIPGGAMHAGQELCHYLPPFPARGTGFHRYIYVLFKQEGSINFQEDVRPLPCHSLVDRTFKTLDFYRKHQDNMTPVGLAFFQCQWDESVTNTFHNTLNMKEPVFEFIRPPVYHPPQVKYPHGQPLRYLDRYRDGKEHTYGIY